One genomic region from Clarias gariepinus isolate MV-2021 ecotype Netherlands chromosome 22, CGAR_prim_01v2, whole genome shotgun sequence encodes:
- the uts2a gene encoding urotensin 2, alpha: MVCNLFMSWTLLLLFIDPLLAHPVSETADMSYPGPDSVEEAEGVGPEDMDLNSLLQRTTGLSYSPILSKDGLRVSGLLPKEALKEVLLEKPGRLSSLSHILGIKRLYRKRANGADCFWKYCV; the protein is encoded by the exons ATGGTTTGTAATTTGTTCATGTCCTGGACTCTCCTTCTGCTTTTCATCGACCCGTTGCTGGCACATCCTGTCTCAGAAACAGCAGACATGTCTTACCCTGGACCTG ACTCAGTTGAGGAAGCAGAAGGAGTCGGTCCTGAGGACATGGATTTAAACAGCCTTCTCCAGAGGACAACAGGCCTCAGTTATTCCCCGATACTCTCCAAAGATG GTCTCAGAGTGTCTGGGCTGCTCCCTAAAGAAGCTCTTAAAGAG GTTCTGCTGGAGAAACCAGGTCGTCTAAGCTCTCTCAGTCACATACTTGGTATTAAGAGGCTGTACAGAAAGAGGGCCAATGGAGCTGATTGCTTTTGGAAGTACTGTGTTTAA